The DNA segment GAGTCTGCAAAGAATGAAGTGGCCGGATTTACCCTTAAACGCTGGGTAATAGGTGTGTACGCCTGGTTTGTCTTTTCGGAACCCTGATAAGAAGGCAGATAAAAATAAAGTAGCTTTTCCCGGTATCGAAGTTATGCCGAAACCCTACTGCAGCACCGGCAATTCATTCGGCTTTCGATCGGGTCGCTGCGGCGTTTCCGCATCGTCAGTGCGATTGTCTGCATCCAAGTCGGCGATTGGGCGATTCTTCTTGGGTGGTCCCAGCAGCGTCCGCTTGGCCGTTTCCATTAGTCCGCGAAACGAAGAGAACGTGGCATCTACGGCGCTAGGCTCGTAGCCACTGTGGACCATGCAGTTGGCACACTTGGGGTTGCCGCTTTGAGTGCCATAGTTGTCCCACTCGACCGCTTCGAGCAGTTCCGCGAAGGTTTGCGTGTGCCCTTCGTCGACCAGATAACAAGGCTTCTGCCAGCCGAAGATGTTGTAGGTCGGGTTGCCCCAGGGAGTGCACTCGAGGTCGTAGTTCCCCTTGAGAAACTCTACAAATAGCGGGCTCTGGTTGAATTGCCAGGCTTTCTTGGGGGCTGAAAGAATCTCGCGGAACAACCGATAGGTTTGATTTCGCTTGAGAAAGTGATCCTGGTCCGGGGCCTTCTCGTAGCTGTACCCAGGCGAAAGCATCATCCCTTCAACGCCTAGCTGCATCATCTCGTCGAAGAAGCCGCGAATCCGTTCTGGTTGGGCGCCTTCGAACAGCGTGGTGTTGGTCGTGACACGGAAGCCTTGCTCAAGGGCCGCTTTGATCGCGCTGACGGCGATGTCGTACGTCCCTTCGCGGCAAACGGCGTGGTCGTGCTCCTGGCGAGGGCCGTCCATGTGGACCGAGAATGTGAGGTACTTGCTCGGCGTGAACTGTGAGAGCGACTTCTCGAGCTTGAGCGCGTTGGTGCAAAGGTAGATGTACTTTTTGCGCTTTACGAGCCCTTCGACAATCTCAGGCATTTGCGGGTGCAGCAGAGGTTCGCCCCCGGGGATGCTGACGATCGGTGCTCCGCATTCGTCGATCGCTTGAAAGCACTGCTCGGGGGTGAGCTGTTTACGAAGAATTTCGACCGGGAATTGAATCTTTCCGCAGCCGGCACAAGCCAAGTTGCAGCGAAACAGAGGTTCCAGCATCAGGACTAGCGGGTAGCGTTTACGCCTAAGCAGCTTTTGCTTGAGAACGTATGACGCGACGGTCCACATTTGCGAGATAGGGACACTCATCGCGATCCTTCTTTCGTTTCGCTCGATTTTTTCGCCCATGTGGCCAACGCCAACAGTGGGAAGTAGATGCGGTAATAGTGGTAGCGGAGGTAGAAGACCTGAGGGAAACCGGTGCCCGTGAAAGGCTCTTCGTCCCAGGTGCCGTCTTCCTTCTGCGTTGAGAGCAGGTAGTTGATCCCTTTGCGAACGGCGTCGCTATCTTCATGCCCAGCGGCTATCAGGCCAAGCAGCGCCCAGGCCGTTTGCGAGGGAGTCGGCGTGCCAATCCCTTTGAGGTTGGGGTTCTCATAGCTGTCGCACGTTTCGCCCCAAGCGCCGCACTGCTGCTGGGAGTCGATCAGCCATTTAGCCCCGCGTTGGACGGCCTCGTCATCGGTTGAAATACCCACCGCTGTCAGCCCGACCAGACACTGCCAAGTGCCGTAGACATAGTTTACACCCCAACGGCCAAACCACGAGCCATCTTCGTACTGATTGTCGCGGATGTAGGTGATTGCTTTGCGGACGACGTCCCCCAGCTTGCCGTGGCTATTTTGATTTACGCCTAGCAGACCGTACGCTTCGATCACGCGAGCCGACAAGTCAGGCCAGCTTGGATCAATCATCGCGTTGTGATCGGCGAAGGGGACTTTGCACAGGAATTCGGCATCGTTGTTCTTATCGAACGCTCCCCAGCCACCATCGTGATTCTGCATTTCGGCGCTCCACGCAAGTGCCCGTTTGGTAGCACTGGAGACCTTATCAAGCAGCATAGCCTGACCGACAGCGTTGTCAGCTGAGACCTTGTTCGATGTCGTGACGATCGTGGTGTTTTCCCACGATTGGCCCGGGTGCACTTCCAGCGAAACGCCGCACTCGGCCAGTTGTTCCTGCAGGGCCATCAAGGCCATCGCCGTGTCGTCGAGATCAGGATAAAACTCGTTATTGAATTCAAAGTACCAACCGCCTGGCTCGCAGCGGACGTTGTTGGTCCAGTCGCCTTGGTCGCGTACTTCTTTGGAAAGCATCCAGTCGACCGCTTTACGCATCCGCGGTTCGTCGGCCCCGTGGCGAGCAGCAGCCATGGCCCGTAGCGTAATGGTTGTATCCCAAACAGGGCTTTTGCACGGTTGAATCCGTGTCGTTTGGGCCTCGTCATCGTGGAGCATCAGCTTGTCGATCTCGTTCCAGCAGGATTGAACTGCCTGATGGTCGTCGTCATAGCCGAGAGCTTTGAAGGCCACGATGCTCCAGAGGCTTGGTGGGAAAATGGCTCCGAGCCCGTCACTTTTGGGCATGCGATCGAGGATCCACTTTTCACACAATTTGAGCGCACGAGATCGCAGCGGTCGTAGGCGAAGCTTTTCGATCTGCTTCAGGCCACGGTCTGCCGTGCGAAAGAAGCGATCCCACGTAAGCAGCCCTTGGGCTTTTTCCTGCCCCGGGCAGCGAAGTTCTGGCCACTGGTTCGGCTGCTTGATGAACAGCTCTTGGATGGAGCACTCATCCGAGCGATCGACGACGGGGCGTAATGCCCAGCAGATCGCGAGAGGAATGAAAATCGTGCGCGACCAACTGCTCATGCGGTAAATATTCAGCGGAAACCAATTGGGCAGCAAAATCATTTCCGGCGGAATGGCAGGGCAGATTTCCATGGGAATCTGACCCAGCAGGGCCAGATATAGCCGGGTAAAGCTGTTCACGGCGTCGGCGCCGCCAGCTTCCAGAATTGCATCCCGCGCCTTGACCATGTAGTCGGCCGATGGCTTGTGTCCGGTGAGTTTCAGGGCGAAGTACGCTTTGACGCTCGAACTGATATCGATCTTCGCTTCAGGATACTGAGCCCAGGTACCATCTTCGCGCTGCTGCTCGAGAAGCTTCCTTGAGACCCGTTGGGCGATGTCCGATCGTTCGCGGCCAGCCCAGGCCATGAGCAACAGGTATTCGCTCTGCAGGATCGAGTCCCCCTCCAACTCGGCGCACCAATAGCCTTCGGTGGCTTGTTGTGAGAGGAGCCAGTTCGAGGTGCGCTCCATTGCCGTTGACAACGTGGGAGCATTTCCGGTGCGCTGTCCGGCATCACCGTCGGGTCGCCGATCACGAGCGAGTGAGGAGGATCCATCCATCATGGCTAATTCATTGCGGACTAAGGGGGAAGAATCAGTTCGTCCAAGTCCTCAGCCTATGCCAGAATGCCAAACGGAGCAAGCCAGACCTACGGGCCACTGACCGACAGAACGCGATAAATAATCACCGTAGGGTTCTCTGGATTGCCTAGTTGATAGTCGGCTCTCTCCAGAACGCCCTGGCTCTCCATTTGTGCAAACAAATCGCGGGTGACATCGTCCGGAAAGCCGTAGTTGCCTGGGCTACGGAACCGATCGATTTCGCCCCAATGGACATAAATCCATGCGATGTTGGCTTCGGCCAAGTGTGCCAGACGCTCCTCTTTCGTCATGTCGACCATCTGCTGCATCGTTGAGTCGTTGAAGCAGGTGTGATAGAAGCCAGGAGGCTGCAAGTAAAAAAGAGCCGCATCTCCTGTTGCCAGGACAGCATCGCCTGGGGCGACATTTTCATTTAAATACGTGACCGCCCCGGAAGTATGGGATTTGGCCAGCGCGTCGAGCGAAACGAAGACGCGCGGATCGAGCTTGATCGACTGGGTTTGATTCACCAGCATAAACGCAACAATTAAACCCAGCCCCAGCCACACTCGCAAGGCTATCCTGCCTGCAACGTAGGAGGCAATCTTTTGGGCTCCGAAACCGGCCAACAGGCATCCCAGCGGAATCGCCGGGATAAGAAATCGTTCCAGACGGTGCGAAAACCCCCACCACACTATCCAGCAGGCAGCCAGCAAGATCACCAATGGAATGACCAGTTTTCGATTCGGGTAAAAAAGTCCGCAAATTGCCAGGGGAACCACAGCCAGCCCGGCCCAAGGGCTTTGCCCCAAGGGTGTCAGAATGCCGCTCAGGAGTTGGCTCAGGGAGTAGCGGCTGCCGTTTGCATGGGTTGGAACTTGATGGGCCTGATTCCATTGCTCGATTTGGTCTTCCGGGCGAACGTCGGTGGGAAAAACATTGCCAGCCAGCGGAAAGACAGGGTTACCGGTATCGATTGTGTTGCGAATCAGCCAAGGCGAAATGATTACGGCAACCGCCACGGTGTACATCAGAAGTAGTCGCCACTGGGTACGTACCGCGAAGATCCACAGTGCGAAGACCGGCAGCACCACGATTAGCAAGGCTGGGTATTTCACGCTAAATGCCATTCCGGCCATCAAGCCAGAGAGGATTGCCAACCCATCGCGGTGATCCTCTTTTTGTTGGCCATTTAAAATAATCAAAAAGGGGTACGCAGCCGCCAGAGTGAAGAACGCCCACACGCCATCGACAAGCCCGGTTCCGCTTTGGTAGGTCAGCCAAGGGACCGCAATCGCAGAGAGTGCCGCCGCGCGACCACCCCAAACTCCGATCAAGCGTTTTCCGGCTCCATAAAGCAGGCCGGCTGTCATCAATGTAAACAGTCCGATGATCAGCTTGCCGACCAGTGCCCCAGTCAGCCAGGCCTGTTTGCCGGTAAGAAAGACCATCGGCAATAGGGCCCACATTTCGGCCCCCATCGGCATTCCGCTGTAAATATTGTTGGGCAGAACGCGGATCTGTCCGATCTGGTGCCACTCTTTAGGCACCAGAAGGTGATACTCAAGAACGTCGTATTCGTACGGGGGCAAAATCGAAACGCCAGCAATAAATAGGCACAGCGGAGCTGCGGCCAGCTGCCACCACCACGATTCACCTTCCGAATGCTTCGGCGTCGTTTCTTCTGGTTTCACGTCGCT comes from the Bremerella alba genome and includes:
- the hpnH gene encoding adenosyl-hopene transferase HpnH — translated: MSVPISQMWTVASYVLKQKLLRRKRYPLVLMLEPLFRCNLACAGCGKIQFPVEILRKQLTPEQCFQAIDECGAPIVSIPGGEPLLHPQMPEIVEGLVKRKKYIYLCTNALKLEKSLSQFTPSKYLTFSVHMDGPRQEHDHAVCREGTYDIAVSAIKAALEQGFRVTTNTTLFEGAQPERIRGFFDEMMQLGVEGMMLSPGYSYEKAPDQDHFLKRNQTYRLFREILSAPKKAWQFNQSPLFVEFLKGNYDLECTPWGNPTYNIFGWQKPCYLVDEGHTQTFAELLEAVEWDNYGTQSGNPKCANCMVHSGYEPSAVDATFSSFRGLMETAKRTLLGPPKKNRPIADLDADNRTDDAETPQRPDRKPNELPVLQ
- a CDS encoding terpene cyclase/mutase family protein; this translates as MMDGSSSLARDRRPDGDAGQRTGNAPTLSTAMERTSNWLLSQQATEGYWCAELEGDSILQSEYLLLMAWAGRERSDIAQRVSRKLLEQQREDGTWAQYPEAKIDISSSVKAYFALKLTGHKPSADYMVKARDAILEAGGADAVNSFTRLYLALLGQIPMEICPAIPPEMILLPNWFPLNIYRMSSWSRTIFIPLAICWALRPVVDRSDECSIQELFIKQPNQWPELRCPGQEKAQGLLTWDRFFRTADRGLKQIEKLRLRPLRSRALKLCEKWILDRMPKSDGLGAIFPPSLWSIVAFKALGYDDDHQAVQSCWNEIDKLMLHDDEAQTTRIQPCKSPVWDTTITLRAMAAARHGADEPRMRKAVDWMLSKEVRDQGDWTNNVRCEPGGWYFEFNNEFYPDLDDTAMALMALQEQLAECGVSLEVHPGQSWENTTIVTTSNKVSADNAVGQAMLLDKVSSATKRALAWSAEMQNHDGGWGAFDKNNDAEFLCKVPFADHNAMIDPSWPDLSARVIEAYGLLGVNQNSHGKLGDVVRKAITYIRDNQYEDGSWFGRWGVNYVYGTWQCLVGLTAVGISTDDEAVQRGAKWLIDSQQQCGAWGETCDSYENPNLKGIGTPTPSQTAWALLGLIAAGHEDSDAVRKGINYLLSTQKEDGTWDEEPFTGTGFPQVFYLRYHYYRIYFPLLALATWAKKSSETKEGSR
- a CDS encoding glycosyltransferase family 39 protein, yielding MSRKKRSEQSSHDASSPWEAPLCVWIFVVGAVAYALWYFSIPMPWPAPQPGETAFLPTRGTLVQTGLLLLPESIGLWFGGGQMPLGLLDRLGVILIAAIMLLFSYALGEFLLVRLKLLHFFGRVDGIVLRLAIGLTLLSWSTAVLGMCGLLHRPLSIVLSLAILFVALGSAWKKQLFAPLSDVKPEETTPKHSEGESWWWQLAAAPLCLFIAGVSILPPYEYDVLEYHLLVPKEWHQIGQIRVLPNNIYSGMPMGAEMWALLPMVFLTGKQAWLTGALVGKLIIGLFTLMTAGLLYGAGKRLIGVWGGRAAALSAIAVPWLTYQSGTGLVDGVWAFFTLAAAYPFLIILNGQQKEDHRDGLAILSGLMAGMAFSVKYPALLIVVLPVFALWIFAVRTQWRLLLMYTVAVAVIISPWLIRNTIDTGNPVFPLAGNVFPTDVRPEDQIEQWNQAHQVPTHANGSRYSLSQLLSGILTPLGQSPWAGLAVVPLAICGLFYPNRKLVIPLVILLAACWIVWWGFSHRLERFLIPAIPLGCLLAGFGAQKIASYVAGRIALRVWLGLGLIVAFMLVNQTQSIKLDPRVFVSLDALAKSHTSGAVTYLNENVAPGDAVLATGDAALFYLQPPGFYHTCFNDSTMQQMVDMTKEERLAHLAEANIAWIYVHWGEIDRFRSPGNYGFPDDVTRDLFAQMESQGVLERADYQLGNPENPTVIIYRVLSVSGP